The Streptomyces sp. RKAG293 genome includes a region encoding these proteins:
- the leuC gene encoding 3-isopropylmalate dehydratase large subunit — translation MGRTLAEKVWDDHVVRRAEGEPDLLYIDLHLLHEVTSPQAFDGLRLNGRQVRRTDLTIATEDHNTPTLDIDKPIADPVSRTQLETLRKNCAEFGVRLHPLGDVEQGVVHVVGPQLGLTQPGTTVVCGDSHTSTHGAFGALAFGIGTSQVEHVLATQTLPLARPKTMAITVGGELPADVTAKDLILAIIAKIGTGGGQGYVIEYRGPAIENLSMEARMTVCNMSIEAGARAGMIAPDRTTFDYLQGRDHAPTGADWDAAVEYWQTLRTDDDAVFDHEVYIDGAALAPFVTWGTNPAQGAPLSASVPDPASFDDPSDRQAAEKALEYMGLHAGQPLREVKVDTVFVGSCTNGRIEDLRAAASIVEGRQVADGVRMLVVPGSVRVALQAVAEGLDKVFTASGAEWRHAGCSMCLGMNPDQLAPGERSASTSNRNFEGRQGKGGRTHLVSPQVAAATAVLGHLASPADLTDSDARTAVEA, via the coding sequence ATGGGTAGGACACTCGCGGAAAAGGTCTGGGACGACCATGTCGTCCGGCGCGCCGAGGGCGAGCCCGACCTTCTCTACATCGATCTGCACCTGCTGCACGAGGTGACCAGCCCGCAGGCCTTCGACGGTCTGCGGTTGAACGGGCGCCAGGTGCGGCGGACCGATCTCACCATCGCCACCGAGGACCACAACACTCCGACCCTCGACATCGACAAGCCGATCGCCGACCCGGTCTCCCGTACCCAGCTGGAGACGCTGCGCAAGAACTGCGCCGAGTTCGGTGTCCGCCTGCACCCGCTGGGTGACGTCGAGCAGGGCGTCGTCCACGTGGTGGGACCGCAGCTGGGTCTGACCCAGCCCGGCACCACCGTGGTGTGCGGCGACAGCCACACCTCGACGCACGGCGCGTTCGGCGCGCTCGCGTTCGGCATCGGCACCAGCCAGGTCGAGCACGTACTGGCCACCCAGACCCTGCCGCTGGCCCGCCCCAAGACCATGGCGATCACCGTCGGTGGCGAACTCCCCGCCGATGTCACCGCCAAGGACCTGATCCTCGCCATCATCGCGAAGATCGGTACCGGCGGCGGCCAGGGCTATGTCATCGAGTACCGCGGCCCGGCCATCGAGAACCTGTCGATGGAAGCCCGGATGACCGTCTGCAACATGTCGATCGAGGCGGGCGCGCGGGCCGGCATGATCGCCCCCGACCGCACCACGTTCGACTATCTGCAGGGCCGTGACCACGCCCCCACGGGCGCGGACTGGGACGCCGCCGTCGAGTACTGGCAGACCCTGCGCACCGATGACGACGCGGTCTTCGACCACGAGGTCTACATCGACGGTGCCGCACTGGCCCCGTTCGTCACCTGGGGCACCAACCCCGCCCAGGGCGCCCCGCTGAGCGCCTCGGTGCCGGACCCGGCGTCGTTCGACGACCCCAGCGACCGCCAGGCCGCCGAGAAGGCCCTGGAGTACATGGGACTTCACGCGGGCCAGCCGCTGCGCGAGGTCAAGGTCGACACCGTCTTCGTCGGTTCCTGCACCAACGGCCGGATCGAGGACCTGCGGGCCGCGGCGTCCATCGTCGAGGGCCGACAGGTGGCCGACGGCGTCCGCATGCTGGTCGTCCCCGGCTCGGTCCGGGTCGCCCTGCAGGCCGTCGCCGAGGGCCTGGACAAGGTCTTCACCGCTTCCGGCGCCGAATGGCGGCACGCCGGTTGCTCGATGTGCCTGGGCATGAACCCCGACCAACTCGCCCCTGGTGAGCGCTCCGCGTCCACCTCCAACCGCAACTTCGAGGGACGGCAGGGCAAGGGCGGCCGTACGCACCTGGTATCGCCGCAGGTCGCCGCTGCCACGGCGGTACTCGGGCACCTCGCTTCGCCCGCGGACCTGACCGACTCCGACGCCCGTACCGCTGTGGAGGCCTGA
- the leuD gene encoding 3-isopropylmalate dehydratase small subunit, whose translation MEAFTTHTGRAVPLRRSNVDTDQIIPAHWLKKVTRNGFEDGLFEAWRKDEKFVLNLPERAGATVLVTGFDFGTGSSREHAVWALQNYGFKAVISSRFADIFRGNSLKNGLLTVVLPQETVERLWKLTEADPTAEVTVDLVAREVRAEGITAAFELDDNARWRLLEGLDDISLTLANEADITTYERSRPAHKPSTVQV comes from the coding sequence ATGGAAGCGTTCACCACACACACCGGCCGGGCCGTCCCGCTGCGCCGCAGCAACGTCGACACCGACCAGATCATCCCGGCCCACTGGCTGAAGAAGGTCACCCGCAACGGCTTCGAGGACGGGCTCTTCGAGGCCTGGCGCAAGGACGAGAAGTTCGTTCTCAACCTGCCCGAGCGCGCCGGGGCGACCGTGCTGGTCACCGGATTCGACTTCGGCACCGGCTCGTCCCGCGAGCACGCGGTGTGGGCGCTGCAGAACTACGGCTTCAAAGCCGTGATCTCGTCCCGCTTCGCAGACATCTTCCGGGGCAACTCGCTCAAGAACGGCCTGCTCACGGTCGTGCTGCCGCAGGAGACCGTCGAGCGGCTGTGGAAGCTGACCGAGGCCGACCCGACCGCCGAGGTCACGGTCGACCTGGTGGCCAGGGAAGTGCGCGCCGAGGGCATCACCGCGGCGTTCGAACTGGACGACAACGCCCGCTGGCGCCTGCTGGAAGGGCTGGACGACATCAGCCTGACCCTCGCCAACGAGGCGGACATCACCACCTATGAGCGGTCCCGCCCGGCGCACAAGCCGAGCACCGTGCAGGTCTGA
- a CDS encoding HU family DNA-binding protein encodes MNKAQLVEAIADKVGGRQAAADAVDAVLDAIVRAVVSGDRVSVTGFGSFEKVDRPARYARNPQTGERVRVKKTSVPRFRAGQGFKDLVSGAKKLPKNDVAVKKAPKGSLSGGASTRTTAKAAAKKATAKKATAAKKAVTAKKAAPAKKTVTAKKTTAKKTTAAAKKATPAKKAATAKKAAAKKSAPAKKATAKKAPAKKSAARKTAVKRTVKK; translated from the coding sequence GTGAACAAGGCGCAGCTCGTAGAAGCGATTGCCGACAAGGTAGGTGGCCGCCAGGCCGCCGCGGACGCGGTTGACGCGGTTCTCGACGCGATCGTCCGCGCGGTCGTCTCCGGCGACCGGGTCTCGGTCACCGGATTCGGTTCGTTCGAGAAGGTCGACCGTCCCGCCCGCTATGCCCGCAACCCCCAGACCGGGGAGCGGGTCCGGGTCAAGAAGACCTCGGTGCCGCGCTTCCGCGCGGGTCAGGGCTTCAAGGACCTGGTCAGCGGGGCCAAGAAGCTCCCGAAGAACGATGTCGCGGTGAAGAAGGCGCCCAAGGGCAGCCTGAGTGGCGGGGCTTCCACCCGTACCACCGCCAAGGCCGCGGCCAAGAAGGCCACCGCCAAGAAGGCCACCGCGGCGAAGAAGGCCGTGACCGCCAAGAAGGCGGCTCCCGCGAAGAAGACGGTGACCGCCAAGAAGACCACGGCGAAGAAGACCACCGCCGCCGCGAAGAAGGCGACGCCGGCCAAGAAGGCCGCCACCGCCAAGAAGGCCGCCGCCAAGAAGTCCGCCCCGGCCAAGAAGGCCACGGCGAAGAAGGCCCCGGCCAAGAAGAGTGCCGCCCGCAAGACCGCTGTGAAGCGGACTGTGAAGAAGTAG
- a CDS encoding lysophospholipid acyltransferase family protein, whose protein sequence is MSRRRIGFWYRLAAAIAKPPLLVLFKRDWRGMEHIPADGGFITAVNHNSFLDPLSYGHFQYNTGRVPRLLAKAGLFKIFFVGMMLRGTGQIPVYRESTDAANAFRAAVAAINSGECVAFYPEGTLTRDPDQWPMTGKTGAARVALLTKAPVIPVAQWGANEAMPPYAKGKKFFLFPRKTLRVIAGPPVDLSRFYGQEPTAEVLREVTGVIMAEITELLAVLRGEPAPAALYDPRQAARARRADKAERAAKSGSTTRKPAPESVPQPAPEPGPVPQPVKNPMDQQEES, encoded by the coding sequence GTGTCCCGCCGCAGAATCGGCTTCTGGTACCGGCTCGCAGCCGCCATCGCGAAACCGCCGCTTCTTGTCCTCTTCAAGCGGGATTGGCGCGGAATGGAGCACATTCCGGCCGACGGTGGATTCATCACGGCCGTCAACCACAACTCATTCCTCGACCCGCTGTCGTACGGCCATTTCCAGTACAACACCGGACGGGTTCCGCGCCTGCTCGCGAAGGCCGGGCTCTTCAAGATCTTCTTTGTCGGCATGATGCTGCGCGGAACAGGTCAGATTCCGGTCTACCGGGAGTCCACGGACGCCGCCAACGCGTTCCGCGCCGCTGTCGCCGCGATCAACTCCGGCGAATGCGTCGCGTTCTATCCGGAGGGCACTCTCACCCGCGATCCCGACCAGTGGCCGATGACCGGCAAGACCGGTGCCGCCCGGGTCGCGCTGCTCACCAAGGCGCCGGTGATCCCGGTCGCGCAATGGGGCGCCAACGAGGCGATGCCGCCGTACGCCAAGGGCAAGAAGTTCTTCCTCTTCCCCCGCAAGACCCTGCGGGTCATCGCGGGCCCGCCCGTCGACCTGTCGCGGTTCTACGGCCAGGAGCCCACCGCCGAAGTGCTGCGCGAGGTCACCGGCGTGATCATGGCGGAGATCACCGAGCTGCTCGCCGTGCTGCGCGGGGAGCCCGCGCCCGCCGCGCTCTACGACCCGCGCCAGGCGGCCCGCGCCCGCCGGGCGGACAAGGCGGAACGGGCCGCGAAGTCCGGCAGCACCACGCGCAAGCCCGCACCGGAGTCCGTACCGCAACCCGCGCCGGAGCCCGGGCCCGTACCGCAGCCCGTGAAGAACCCGATGGATCAGCAGGAGGAGTCGTAA
- a CDS encoding NAD(P)H-dependent glycerol-3-phosphate dehydrogenase — protein sequence MSTRCAVYGTGSWGTAFAMVLADAGCDVSLWGRRPELVEAVNATHMNPDYLPGIALPDTVRATTDPAEAARDAEFVVLAVPSQTLRGNLAEWAPLLRPDAVLVSLMKGVELGTAKLMSEVIEEVAKAGPERVAVLSGPNLAKEIAARQPAASVVACRDESVAQRFQAACHTAYFRPYTNADVVGCELGGAVKNVIALAVGIADGMGLGDNTKASLITRGLAETTRLGLAMGADAHTFAGLAGMGDLVATCSSPLSRNHTFGTNLGRGMSLAETIAVTRQTAEGVKSCESVADLARRHGVDMPITDTVVDIVHNGKPPVVAVKELMSRSAKSER from the coding sequence GTGTCAACGCGCTGCGCGGTGTACGGAACCGGCTCCTGGGGCACCGCGTTCGCGATGGTGCTCGCCGACGCCGGGTGTGACGTCTCGCTGTGGGGACGCCGCCCCGAGCTGGTCGAGGCGGTCAACGCCACCCACATGAACCCCGACTACCTGCCGGGCATCGCGCTGCCCGACACCGTACGGGCCACCACCGACCCGGCCGAGGCCGCCAGGGACGCCGAATTCGTCGTGCTGGCCGTCCCGTCGCAGACGCTGCGCGGCAACCTCGCCGAGTGGGCGCCCCTGCTGCGCCCCGACGCGGTCCTGGTCAGCCTGATGAAGGGTGTCGAACTCGGCACCGCCAAGCTGATGAGCGAGGTCATCGAAGAGGTGGCCAAGGCCGGCCCCGAGCGGGTCGCGGTGCTCTCCGGGCCCAACCTGGCCAAGGAGATCGCCGCCCGGCAGCCCGCCGCGTCCGTGGTCGCCTGCCGCGACGAGTCGGTGGCCCAGCGGTTCCAGGCCGCGTGCCACACCGCGTACTTCCGCCCGTACACCAACGCCGACGTGGTCGGCTGTGAACTCGGCGGAGCGGTCAAGAACGTCATCGCGCTCGCGGTCGGCATCGCCGACGGCATGGGACTCGGCGACAACACCAAGGCCTCGCTGATCACCCGCGGGCTGGCCGAGACGACACGGCTGGGCCTGGCGATGGGGGCCGACGCGCACACCTTCGCGGGCCTGGCCGGCATGGGCGACCTGGTCGCCACGTGCTCCTCGCCGCTGTCCCGCAACCACACCTTCGGCACCAACCTCGGCCGCGGCATGTCGCTCGCGGAGACCATCGCGGTCACCCGGCAGACCGCCGAGGGCGTGAAGTCCTGCGAGTCGGTGGCCGATCTGGCGCGCCGGCACGGTGTCGACATGCCGATCACGGACACCGTCGTGGACATCGTGCACAACGGGAAGCCGCCGGTCGTGGCCGTCAAGGAGCTGATGTCCCGCTCCGCGAAATCCGAGCGGTAG
- a CDS encoding D-alanine--D-alanine ligase family protein — MSNLPSSQTPDQPRRKPRVALVFGGRSSEHGVSVVTAASVLRAIDRSKYDVLPIGITTDGRWALTSDDPDRMAITDRRMPTVEQVTDHEGTVVLPVDPANREVVYSEPGVVPKALGDVDVVFPVLHGPYGEDGTLQGLLELSGVPYVGAGVLASAVGMDKEYMKRVFISFGLPVGPYLVIRPRDWENDQETARRSIVEFAADHGWPLFVKPARAGSSMGISKVEDASGLDEAIEEARRHDPKVIVESLLRGREIECGVLEFEDGPRASLPAEIPPVTAHDFYDFEAKYIDSAEGIVPAPLTPEQTAEVQRLAVAAFDSVSCEGLVRADFFLLDSGEFVINEINTMPGFTPISMYPRMWQESGVGYPELVDRLIQAALRRRTGLR, encoded by the coding sequence ATGAGCAATCTGCCTTCTTCCCAGACTCCCGACCAGCCGCGGCGCAAGCCTCGGGTAGCGCTCGTCTTCGGCGGACGCAGCTCCGAGCACGGGGTGTCGGTGGTCACCGCGGCCAGCGTGCTGCGGGCCATCGACCGGTCGAAGTACGACGTCCTTCCCATCGGGATCACGACGGACGGCCGCTGGGCGCTGACCAGCGACGACCCGGACCGGATGGCGATCACCGACCGCCGGATGCCGACCGTGGAACAGGTCACCGACCACGAGGGCACCGTCGTGCTCCCGGTCGACCCGGCCAACCGCGAGGTCGTCTACAGCGAGCCCGGAGTGGTTCCCAAGGCCCTCGGCGACGTCGACGTCGTCTTCCCCGTGCTGCACGGCCCCTACGGCGAGGACGGCACCCTGCAGGGCCTGCTGGAGCTGTCCGGCGTGCCCTACGTGGGTGCGGGCGTCCTCGCCTCGGCCGTCGGCATGGACAAGGAGTACATGAAGCGGGTCTTCATCTCCTTCGGCCTGCCGGTCGGGCCGTATCTGGTGATCCGGCCGCGGGACTGGGAGAACGATCAGGAGACCGCCCGCCGGAGCATCGTGGAGTTCGCCGCGGACCACGGCTGGCCGCTCTTCGTGAAGCCCGCCCGCGCGGGCTCGTCGATGGGCATCAGCAAGGTCGAGGACGCGTCCGGCCTCGACGAGGCGATCGAGGAGGCCCGGCGGCACGACCCGAAGGTCATCGTCGAGTCGCTGCTGCGCGGCCGGGAGATCGAGTGCGGCGTCCTGGAGTTCGAGGACGGCCCGCGCGCCAGCCTCCCGGCCGAGATCCCGCCGGTCACCGCCCATGACTTCTACGACTTCGAGGCCAAGTACATCGACTCGGCCGAGGGCATCGTGCCGGCGCCGCTCACCCCCGAGCAGACCGCCGAGGTGCAGCGGCTCGCCGTCGCGGCCTTCGACTCGGTCTCCTGCGAGGGCCTGGTCCGCGCGGACTTCTTCCTGCTCGACAGCGGAGAGTTCGTCATCAACGAGATCAACACGATGCCCGGCTTCACACCCATCTCCATGTACCCGCGGATGTGGCAGGAGAGCGGCGTGGGGTACCCGGAGTTGGTGGACCGGCTGATCCAGGCCGCACTGCGGCGCCGCACCGGGCTGCGTTAG
- a CDS encoding DUF3515 domain-containing protein, whose product MIAFRRFALISVAAVACLSAAAVFVSAAGPADETPVPAPDARAAVYCRALHRDLPHSVNGLGVHDLRPASDFTAGWGNPAIVLRCGVPRPAAMNDSSADSVDVDGVGWLIQAQGDGSFKLTTTLRKAYVEVTLPKKYAGDVGPLTDLAGAVKKTIPNEL is encoded by the coding sequence GTGATAGCTTTTCGCCGGTTCGCGCTGATTTCCGTTGCCGCCGTCGCGTGCTTGTCCGCGGCGGCGGTCTTCGTTTCCGCAGCCGGTCCGGCCGATGAGACGCCCGTTCCGGCTCCGGACGCGCGGGCCGCCGTCTACTGCCGTGCGCTGCACCGGGATCTGCCGCACTCCGTCAATGGACTCGGCGTGCATGATCTCAGGCCCGCGTCCGACTTCACCGCCGGGTGGGGGAATCCGGCGATCGTGCTGCGCTGCGGGGTGCCGAGGCCGGCGGCGATGAACGACTCCAGCGCGGACTCGGTGGACGTGGACGGCGTCGGCTGGCTGATCCAGGCGCAGGGCGACGGCAGCTTCAAACTCACCACGACGCTGCGCAAGGCGTACGTCGAGGTCACCCTCCCCAAGAAGTACGCCGGCGACGTCGGTCCGCTGACCGACCTCGCCGGCGCCGTCAAGAAGACGATTCCGAACGAGCTCTAA
- a CDS encoding Lrp/AsnC family transcriptional regulator, which translates to MVQAYILIQTEVGKASAVAETIAKISGVIQAEDVTGPYDVIVRAQADTVDDLGRMVVAKVQQVDGITRTLTCPVVHL; encoded by the coding sequence GTGGTACAGGCGTACATCTTGATCCAGACCGAGGTTGGGAAGGCCTCGGCAGTAGCGGAGACGATTGCGAAGATCTCCGGCGTCATTCAGGCCGAAGATGTCACCGGTCCCTACGACGTCATCGTCCGGGCCCAGGCAGATACGGTCGACGACCTGGGCCGCATGGTGGTCGCGAAGGTACAGCAGGTGGACGGGATCACCCGTACTCTGACCTGTCCCGTCGTCCATCTGTAG
- a CDS encoding thiamine-phosphate kinase — MKGTVGELGEFGLIRELTSRLTTTPNVRLGPGDDAAVVAAPDRRVVATTDVLLEGRHFRRDWSTAYDVGRKAAAQNLADIAAMGAVPTAVLLALVVPAELPATWPIELMDGIRDECQVAGAAVVGGDVVRGDTITVAITALGDLRNREPVTRSGARPGDVIAVTGWLGWSAAGLAVLSRGFRSPRAFVEAHRRPEPPYHAGPAAAELGATAMTDVSDGLVADLGHIATASGVLINLKSADIDVPAQMSDIGQAVGVDPLHWVLTGGEDHAIVAAFPPDVKLPARWRVIGEVLKAPGTPHVTVDGAAWDKAGGWDHFGDTTAQGAGD, encoded by the coding sequence ATGAAGGGGACCGTGGGCGAGTTGGGGGAGTTCGGGTTGATCAGGGAGTTGACCTCCCGGCTCACGACCACTCCCAATGTACGCCTGGGGCCTGGGGACGACGCGGCGGTGGTGGCCGCGCCGGACCGCCGGGTGGTCGCCACCACCGATGTGCTGCTCGAAGGCCGGCACTTCCGGCGCGACTGGTCGACCGCCTACGACGTCGGCCGCAAGGCCGCGGCACAGAATCTCGCGGACATCGCCGCGATGGGCGCGGTGCCCACCGCGGTCCTGCTGGCGCTGGTCGTGCCCGCCGAGCTGCCGGCCACCTGGCCGATCGAGCTGATGGACGGCATCCGTGACGAGTGCCAGGTGGCGGGGGCCGCCGTGGTCGGCGGCGACGTGGTGCGCGGGGACACCATCACGGTCGCGATCACCGCGCTCGGCGACCTCCGCAACCGCGAGCCCGTCACCCGGTCCGGCGCCCGGCCCGGCGACGTCATCGCGGTGACCGGCTGGCTGGGCTGGTCGGCCGCCGGCCTCGCGGTGCTCTCCCGCGGCTTCCGCTCGCCGCGCGCGTTCGTCGAGGCGCACCGGCGGCCCGAGCCGCCGTACCACGCGGGCCCCGCGGCGGCCGAGCTCGGCGCCACCGCGATGACGGACGTCAGCGACGGACTGGTCGCCGACCTCGGGCACATCGCGACGGCCAGCGGGGTGCTGATCAACCTGAAGTCCGCGGACATCGACGTACCCGCGCAGATGTCCGACATCGGGCAGGCGGTCGGTGTGGACCCGCTGCACTGGGTGCTGACCGGGGGAGAGGACCACGCGATCGTCGCGGCCTTCCCGCCCGACGTGAAGCTCCCGGCCCGCTGGCGGGTGATCGGCGAGGTGCTCAAGGCCCCCGGCACCCCGCACGTCACCGTGGACGGCGCCGCCTGGGACAAGGCCGGCGGCTGGGACCACTTCGGCGACACCACGGCGCAGGGCGCCGGGGACTAG
- the thiD gene encoding bifunctional hydroxymethylpyrimidine kinase/phosphomethylpyrimidine kinase yields the protein MPTSPPRVLTVAGSDSGGGAGIQADLKTMLALGVHGMSVLTAVTAQNSLGVQGSWELPVAAVRAQFRAVADDIGVQAVKTGMLSSAAIASEVAALLADVGAPVVVDPVGISKHGDSLLTAGALEVVRTELLPVATVATPNLDEVTQLTGVVVDGEAAMGEAAEAVLALGPRWVLIKGGHLDGDAVDLLSDGSREHWFRAARYDNRHTHGTGCTLASAIASYLALGLEVPAAVGAAKDYVTGAIAAGFRLGGGIGPVDHAWRQRREP from the coding sequence ATGCCTACGTCACCGCCCAGGGTGCTCACCGTCGCCGGATCCGATTCCGGCGGCGGTGCGGGCATCCAGGCCGATCTGAAGACGATGCTGGCGCTCGGTGTGCACGGCATGAGCGTGCTGACCGCGGTCACCGCGCAGAACTCACTGGGCGTCCAGGGCTCCTGGGAGCTGCCGGTGGCGGCCGTTCGCGCGCAGTTCCGCGCCGTGGCCGACGACATCGGCGTCCAGGCCGTCAAGACCGGCATGCTCTCCTCGGCCGCTATCGCCTCCGAGGTGGCCGCTCTGCTGGCGGACGTGGGCGCCCCCGTGGTCGTCGACCCGGTCGGCATCTCCAAGCACGGGGACTCCCTGCTGACGGCAGGGGCCCTGGAGGTGGTCCGCACCGAGCTGCTGCCGGTGGCCACCGTCGCCACCCCGAACCTCGACGAGGTCACCCAGCTGACGGGTGTCGTGGTGGACGGCGAGGCGGCGATGGGCGAGGCCGCGGAAGCGGTGCTGGCGCTCGGGCCGCGCTGGGTCCTGATCAAGGGCGGCCATCTCGACGGCGACGCCGTGGACCTGCTCTCCGACGGCTCGCGGGAGCACTGGTTCCGCGCCGCCCGGTACGACAACCGGCACACCCACGGCACCGGCTGCACACTGGCCAGCGCCATCGCCTCGTACCTGGCCCTGGGTCTGGAGGTGCCGGCGGCGGTGGGCGCCGCCAAGGACTACGTCACGGGCGCCATCGCGGCCGGCTTCCGGCTGGGCGGCGGCATCGGCCCGGTCGACCACGCATGGCGGCAGCGCCGGGAACCCTGA
- the rpmB gene encoding 50S ribosomal protein L28: MAANCDVCGKGPGFGNAISHSHRRTPRRWNPNIQRVRAVVGRTPKRLNVCTSCIKAGKVSR, encoded by the coding sequence GTGGCTGCCAACTGCGACGTCTGCGGCAAGGGGCCGGGCTTCGGCAACGCTATTTCCCACTCGCACCGCCGTACTCCCCGCCGTTGGAATCCCAACATTCAGCGGGTGCGTGCTGTGGTCGGTCGGACGCCGAAGCGCCTCAATGTCTGCACCTCGTGCATCAAGGCCGGCAAGGTCTCGCGCTGA